A single genomic interval of Streptomyces sp. 1222.5 harbors:
- a CDS encoding FAD-dependent monooxygenase, with protein sequence MDVLIVGAGPTGLTLAIDLVRRGVDALVVERAEGLFPGSRGKGIQPRTQEVFDDLGVLGAIRAAGGPYPAMMIWKDGERQGEQRMFDAVPANGENPYTEPLMVAQWRTQEVLYARLTELGGRVAFGHEVTGLTQDAEGVTVEFADGTALGARYVVAADGGRSSVRRALGVGMTGETVDPAPFLVADVTVRGLDRNHWHVFPTGDGTAVTLCPLAGTDVFQLSARCAEGSAPEPVLDGVRELVGAATHLAAEDVTELRWASGFRPRAALADRFRVGRVLLAGDAAHVHSPAGGQGLNTSVQDAYNLGWKLGAVLRGGTPEALLDTYEEERRANAAAVLDLSTGVHRGEVRRGRATVQLGLGYPESSLSVDTRGAGGETTKVRAGDRAPDGTVDGVRLFDAFRGPHWTLLGAAGALPGVRTLPAAPDSYGPGVFLVRPDGYVGWAGTGTEGLRAYAARTGALVAP encoded by the coding sequence ATGGATGTCCTGATCGTGGGCGCGGGGCCGACGGGCCTCACCCTCGCCATCGACCTCGTCCGGCGCGGGGTGGACGCGCTGGTGGTGGAACGGGCCGAGGGACTGTTCCCGGGCTCGCGCGGCAAGGGGATCCAGCCGCGCACCCAGGAGGTCTTCGACGACCTCGGTGTCCTCGGCGCGATCCGCGCGGCGGGCGGCCCGTACCCGGCGATGATGATCTGGAAGGACGGCGAACGGCAGGGCGAGCAGCGGATGTTCGACGCCGTGCCGGCGAACGGGGAGAACCCGTACACCGAGCCGCTGATGGTCGCGCAGTGGCGGACGCAGGAGGTCCTGTACGCGCGGCTGACGGAACTGGGCGGCCGGGTCGCCTTCGGGCACGAGGTGACCGGCCTGACCCAGGACGCGGAGGGCGTCACCGTGGAGTTCGCCGACGGCACGGCACTCGGCGCGCGGTACGTCGTCGCGGCCGACGGCGGCCGGTCCTCCGTGCGCCGGGCGCTGGGCGTCGGCATGACCGGGGAGACGGTCGACCCGGCGCCGTTCCTGGTGGCGGACGTGACGGTCCGGGGCCTGGACCGGAACCACTGGCACGTGTTCCCGACGGGCGACGGCACCGCCGTCACCCTCTGCCCGCTCGCCGGGACGGACGTCTTCCAGCTGAGCGCGCGCTGCGCGGAGGGCTCCGCGCCCGAACCGGTCCTGGACGGCGTCCGGGAACTGGTCGGCGCGGCCACGCACCTGGCCGCCGAGGACGTGACGGAGCTGCGCTGGGCCTCCGGCTTCCGGCCGCGCGCCGCCCTCGCGGACCGGTTCCGCGTCGGCCGCGTCCTCCTGGCGGGCGACGCGGCCCACGTCCACTCGCCGGCCGGCGGGCAGGGCCTGAACACCAGCGTGCAGGACGCCTACAACCTGGGCTGGAAGCTGGGCGCCGTACTGCGGGGCGGGACGCCCGAGGCCCTGCTGGACACCTACGAGGAGGAGCGGCGCGCGAACGCCGCCGCGGTGCTCGACCTGTCGACGGGGGTCCACCGCGGCGAGGTGCGGCGCGGGAGGGCGACGGTCCAGCTCGGGCTCGGGTACCCGGAGTCCTCGCTGAGCGTCGACACCCGGGGCGCCGGCGGGGAGACCACCAAAGTGCGCGCGGGCGACCGGGCACCCGACGGCACGGTGGACGGCGTACGTCTCTTCGACGCCTTCCGCGGGCCGCACTGGACCCTGCTCGGGGCCGCCGGCGCCCTCCCCGGCGTGCGGACGCTGCCGGCCGCCCCGGACTCCTACGGCCCGGGTGTCTTCCTGGTCCGCCCGGACGGCTACGTCGGCTGGGCGGGCACCGGCACGGAGGGCCTGCGCGCGTACGCGGCGCGCACCGGAGCCCTCGTCGCGCCGTGA
- the leuE gene encoding leucine efflux protein LeuE, whose protein sequence is MFGVIDLPTYLAGLVLIVLLPGPNSLYVLSVAARRGVRAGYTAAAGVWCGDTVLMTLSAAGVASLLQANAVLFGIVKYAGAGYLTWLAIGMMRTAWSMWRTRREKTVEDAVSAAGTVERPFRRAFVVSLFNPKAILFFVAFFVQFVDPGYAYPALSFVVLGAFAQVASFLYLSALIFGGTRLAAAFRRRRRLSATATSAAGALFLGFAVKLSLASS, encoded by the coding sequence ATGTTCGGCGTCATCGATCTCCCCACCTATCTGGCCGGTCTTGTGCTGATCGTCCTGCTGCCCGGTCCCAACTCCCTCTACGTCCTGTCCGTGGCCGCCCGTCGCGGTGTGCGGGCCGGCTACACGGCCGCTGCCGGTGTGTGGTGCGGGGACACCGTGCTGATGACGTTGTCCGCCGCCGGGGTCGCCTCGCTCCTCCAGGCCAACGCCGTGCTGTTCGGGATCGTGAAGTACGCCGGCGCCGGCTACTTGACCTGGCTCGCGATCGGCATGATGCGGACCGCGTGGAGCATGTGGCGGACCCGGCGGGAGAAGACCGTGGAGGACGCCGTCTCCGCCGCCGGCACCGTGGAGCGGCCCTTCCGCCGTGCTTTCGTCGTCAGCCTGTTCAACCCCAAGGCGATCCTGTTCTTCGTCGCCTTCTTCGTACAGTTCGTCGACCCCGGCTACGCCTATCCGGCGCTGTCCTTCGTGGTGCTCGGCGCCTTCGCCCAGGTGGCCAGCTTCCTGTACCTCAGCGCGCTGATCTTCGGCGGCACGCGCCTGGCCGCCGCCTTCCGCCGCCGCAGGCGGCTGTCGGCGACGGCGACCTCGGCGGCCGGCGCGCTGTTCCTCGGGTTCGCGGTGAAGCTGTCGCTCGCGAGCTCGTGA